The sequence below is a genomic window from Rhizobium sp. NXC14.
AGACGAGTCGCAAACCGGAAGAGCTTGGTCGCCCACGACCGCCTGACCGTGCTGTTGCTGTTTCTGCCACCGGCGCTGCTGCTCTTCACGCTCTTCGTCATCATGCCGATGGGCGAGGCGGCCTGGTACAGCCTCTATAAGTGGAACGGTTACGGCACGCCGACAGAGTTCATCGCCCTCCGCAATTTCCAGGTACTGTTCCGCAACGCGGCGTTTACCCAGGCGCTTGTCAATAACGGCCTGATCATCGTCATCTCGATCTGCATCCAGGTGCCGCTCGCCATCTGGCTGGCCACCATGCTGGCCCACCGCATTCCCGGTGTCGTCGCTTACCGCCTGATCTTCTTCCTGCCCTATGTGCTGGCCGACGTTGCCGCAGGCCTTATCTGGCGCTTTGTCTATGATGGCGACTACGGCCTGTTTGCCGCCATTTCCAACTTCTTCGGTTTCGCCAATCCTTATGTGCTCGCCGACAAGGATGTGGCGATCTATGCCATCCTCGGGGTCATCGTCTGGAAATATTTCGGCTTCCACATGATGCTGTTCATCGCCGGCCTGCAATCGGTCGACAAGA
It includes:
- a CDS encoding sugar ABC transporter permease, which encodes MANISVLSTPSAARPARRVANRKSLVAHDRLTVLLLFLPPALLLFTLFVIMPMGEAAWYSLYKWNGYGTPTEFIALRNFQVLFRNAAFTQALVNNGLIIVISICIQVPLAIWLATMLAHRIPGVVAYRLIFFLPYVLADVAAGLIWRFVYDGDYGLFAAISNFFGFANPYVLADKDVAIYAILGVIVWKYFGFHMMLFIAGLQSVDKSVLEAAEIDGATGWQKFRYVTLPLLGSTLRLSIFFAVVGSLQLFDMIMPLTGGGPSNSTQTMVTFLYTYGVMRMQVGLGSAVGVVLFIICVTLAFGYKRIFMRHD